One Amaranthus tricolor cultivar Red isolate AtriRed21 chromosome 1, ASM2621246v1, whole genome shotgun sequence DNA window includes the following coding sequences:
- the LOC130810402 gene encoding uncharacterized protein LOC130810402: protein MLVKIVVREDIISIISAYGPQVGLDEEVKREFWDNLGDLIDTIPADEKVFIGGDFNGRIGKEAVNYNSVHGGFGYDVKNESGEILLEFTLAKELVITNSIFRKNDEHLITYKSGGHTTQIDYCLAQKDDQSSCLDFKVVLGTEMATQQSLLVLVFRMRRKIVEKKIKVRQ, encoded by the coding sequence ATGCTAGTTAAAAtagtggtgagagaagatatcATATCGATCATTAGTGCGTATGGGCCGCAAGTTGGGCTAGATGAGGAAGTGAAACGTGAGTTTTGGGATAACCTGGGTGACCTTATAGATACCATCCCTGCCGATGAAAAAGTTTTTATAGGTGGAGACTTCAATGGGCGCATAGGTAAGGAGGCAGTTAACTATAACTCAGTTCATGGCGGTTTTGGTTATGATGTAAAAAACGAGAGTGGAGAGATCTTGCTTGAGTTTACGTTAGCAAAGGAGCTGGTTATAACAAACTCGATCTttagaaagaacgatgaacacTTGATTACGTACAAGAGTGGTGGGCATACAACCCAAATTGACTATTGTTTAGCACAGAAGGATGATCAGAGCTCGTGCTTAGATTTTAAGGTCGTGTTAGGTACAGAGATGGCCACCCAACAAAGCTTATTAGTACTAGTGTTTCGTATGAGGAGAAAGATTGTCGAGAAGAAGATAAAGGTCAGGCAATAA
- the LOC130816457 gene encoding uncharacterized protein LOC130816457 translates to MYMSWYRRISILRLTNTAFAQPGSHYHPTSTLLAERIRSVLIQCNDTIQGAATSPVDVGYRLCSQTLGSINASLTDALSQAGYEYLIPTPPVIGDVDDTFHTPSPRSSAHRGSSSGGSSSRSTRGRQRSSTQGRSSRSPSTSATMSPFVPPSSINTPPPHPSPPQRIITYQRASQRRAPTLNVIAEVDEFTPSSSTGAQNKRGRGL, encoded by the exons atgtacatgagttggtacaggcgcatctccatattacgcctaacgaacaccgcatttgcgcagccaggatcacattaccatccgacatctacgttactg gctgagcgcatccgatcggtgttgatacaatgtaatgacacgattcaaggggccgctacatcgccagttgacgtgggctatcggctatgttctcagaccttaggctccattaatgcgtcgttgaccgatgcattgagtcaagcgggttatgagtacctcataccgactccacccgtcattggcgacgtagatgacacattccacactccttctccaaggagttcagcccatcgaggtagctcttccggaggatccagttctcggtccacaagaggccgccagcgttcatctactcagggtcggtcttccagatcgccatcgacatccgctactatgtcgccgttcgttcccccgtcttccatcaacactcctccgccacatccatcgcctccgcaaaggattatcacatatcagcgtgctagtcaacgacgagctccgactcttaatgtcattgcggaggttgacgagttcacaccatcatcatccaccggtgcgcaaaacaaaaggggccgggggttgtag